A genomic stretch from Thalassophryne amazonica chromosome 18, fThaAma1.1, whole genome shotgun sequence includes:
- the LOC117530689 gene encoding cGMP-dependent protein kinase 1-like → MKILKKRHIVDTRQQEHIRSEKHIMTEAHSDFIVRLYRTFKDSKYLYMLMEVCLGGELWTILRDRGSFEDSTTRFYTACVVEAFAYLHAKGVIYRDLKPENLILDSRGYAKLVDFGFAKKIGFCKKTWTFCGTPEYVAPEIILNKGHDISADYWSLGVLMYELLTGSPPFSGPDPMKTYNIILRGIDMIEFPKKITKNAAHLIKKLCRDSPSERLGNLKNGVKDIQKHKWFEGFNWEGLKKGTLTSAHHT, encoded by the exons ATGAAGATCCTGAAGAAGCGCCACATTGTCGACACGAGGCAGCAGGAGCACATCCGCTCTGAGAAACACATCATGACCGAGGCGCACTCTGACTTCATCGTCAG GTTGTACCGGACGTTTAAAGACAGTAAATATCTGTACATGCTGATGGAAGTCTGTCTGGGAGGAGAACTGTGGACCATCCTGAGGGACCG AGGTTCCTTTGAGGATTCGACCACCAGGTTCTACACAGCCTGTGTCGTTGAGGCATTCGCCTATCTGCACGCCAAAGGTGTCATATACAGAGACCTGAAACCTGAAAACCTCATCCTTGACAGCAGGGGATATGCGAAACTG GTTGACTTTGGGTTTGCCAAGAAAATCGGTTTCTGTAAGAAGACATGGACATTCTGTGGAACACCGGAGTATGTAGCTCCAGAAATCATCCTCAACAAAGGTCACGACATCTCAGCAGACTACTGGTCCCTGGGCGTCCTGATGTATGAACTGCTAACGGGCAG TCCACCATTCTCAGGTCCAGATCCCATGAAGACGTACAACATCATCCTGAGGGGCATTGACATGATTGAGTTCCCCAAAAAGATCACTAAGAACGCTGCCCATCTTATCAAGAAGCTATGCAG AGACAGTCCCTCGGAGAGACTCGGAAACCTGAAAAATGGAGTTAAAGACATCCAGAAACACAA gtggttTGAGGGGTTTAACTGGGAGGGTCTGAAGAAAGGAACGCTGACCTCCGCCCATCATACCTAA